Genomic DNA from Peribacillus simplex:
TGAGCTGTTTCATCAAATTCATAAAATAATTGTTCAACTGGGGTAGACTTCACTTATTAATTCCTCCTGTTTGCTTCTGTCCCTATTTTAAAGGTAAGAAGAAAGAGATACAAGCCGTACGTCCTGGTTATCATTCTTCGGTTGTTTAACCTACTGTTTTCCGATTTGAAAGTTACATATATGGACTCTCGCGGGCAACTCTTTTTTTTAAGTCAGGCGTAAATAAAAGGTACATAGGGTTGTTGCCCTGTATTTTTTATTACTTGGAAAGGCTCAATGAATGCCCAAACGGAATACCATACATGAGGTGGTGATTATTATGGATAATCAATATCAATACTATCATGGGCAGGTTAATCCAATAAATCAGCAACATGATACACAGTCAGCAGATGAATTTAACAGGCAACAACAAGGGTTTCAACAAGGGTTTAGGCAAGGATATCGACAGGGGTATCGACAAGGGTATAGGGATGGATATCGAGCAGGGCAACAAGCGGGTTTTTTTCCTGGACCTCATCAAAGACAAATGCCGTCGTGGCCTAATGAAATTGACATAAAAGTGGGTACACCTAATGGTCAAGAGTGGTCTGGCAAAATTGTTTTACCACTGAATGGTCCGAGTTTGGAGCCATAACTAATTCAAGCGCATAGATGATAAAAACAGTGTATTAGAAAAGAGCTAATGGTCTGCACTCAAAATTTAAGATACACAGCACCATGGAAAATCAGGCAAGAATAACATCCGTTAAATAAAGCTAAAACAAAAACCGGGCACATAGCGCCCGGTTTCTTAGGATTGCATCTTATTTTGCCGCTTTAGCCGCTTCGATTGCACCTTCGTAATTTGGATGGTTGGTACCTTCACTCACATATTCTACATATGTGATTTCATCAGAGCTGTTCACTACGAATACAGAGCGTGCCAATAAACGAAGTTCCTGCATGACGACACCATATGCTTCACCGAATGATAGGTCACGGTGATCGGAAAGAACTTGAACATTGTCCAAGCCGCTTGCAGCACACCAGCGTTTTTGTGCGAAAGGAAGATCGTTACTGATCGTCAGTACTTTCACATTATCCAATTTTGCAGCTTCTTCATTGAATTTACGTGTCTGTGCATCACATACACCTGTATCCACGGATGGAACCACGCTGATAATGCGGACAGAACCTTTGGAGTCGCTTAATGTAACCGGTGATAAGTCATTAGCCAATACTGTAAAATCAGGTGCTTTGTCCCCAACTTTTAGTTCTTGCCCCACTAAAGTGATCGGGTTGTTTTTAAATGTAACTGAAGCCATTAATAATTCCTCCTTTTTCTGCTATATGTACAAGCATAATCATATTTGTTTTACCGGAATTTTGCAATAAATTGAATTGGGAAATGTGAAGGGTGCTTGCACATTTCCCACATCCAGGCCTTTTATGGTCTATTGGCAGACTGCAGCAAAA
This window encodes:
- the tpx gene encoding thiol peroxidase, with the protein product MASVTFKNNPITLVGQELKVGDKAPDFTVLANDLSPVTLSDSKGSVRIISVVPSVDTGVCDAQTRKFNEEAAKLDNVKVLTISNDLPFAQKRWCAASGLDNVQVLSDHRDLSFGEAYGVVMQELRLLARSVFVVNSSDEITYVEYVSEGTNHPNYEGAIEAAKAAK